The Primulina tabacum isolate GXHZ01 chromosome 16, ASM2559414v2, whole genome shotgun sequence genome window below encodes:
- the LOC142528386 gene encoding uncharacterized protein LOC142528386, giving the protein MWVTYKCFICKEEGHRSMDIPKKKGPTVGRAYVMHAEETEEEPGTTFITATYALLDSEATYSFISETFVKRLKIIPEDFELGFRVSNPFGDQMVTTRIVKNLELRLQKDVVRADLIVLPMSEFEIILGMDWVSSNGASIGFRLRLVSIRPPSGKSFVFEAARNKQMQHIISCICARKLIKRSCQDFIACIT; this is encoded by the exons ATGTGGGTAACATACAAGTGCTTTATATGCAAGGAGGAAGGTCATAGATCCATGGACATCCCAAAGAAGAAAGGGCCAACTGTTGGcagagcttatgttatgcatgctgagGAAACTGAAGAAGAGCCAGGCACGACTTTCATTACTG ctacctatgcattgctggaTTCAGAGGCTACATACTCATTTATATCTGAGACATTCGTCAAGCGACTAAAGATTATACCCGAGGATTTTGAATTGGGCTTTAGAGTTTCTAATCCTTTTGGTGATCAGATGGTTACAACGAGAATTGTGAAGAATTTGGAGCTTCGTTTACagaaagatgtggttcgggcagatctcaTCGTACTCCCAATGTCTGAATTCGAAATcattcttggcatggattgggtATCttcgaatggagcttcgataggttTTCGGCTGAGGTtagtgtctattcgaccaccCAGcgggaaatcttttgtctttgaggcagcaaggaacaagcaaatgcagCACATTATCTCATGCATCTGTGCGAGGAAACTGATAAAGCGAAGCTGCCAAGATTTTATAGCATGTATTACTTAA